In Panacibacter ginsenosidivorans, the following proteins share a genomic window:
- a CDS encoding S8 family serine peptidase: protein MRVFSIAMILCLCSTQLVAQYSKWIIQFTDKNNSPYSLNDPTAYLSQKAIDRRTKQHIVIDSSDLPVNPIYIEQVLAKGNVTYLSQAKWLNQILIYCKDNNTITAINQLPFVKKSQAIGLFKTTEPIKEKTEDEIKELDVSSFTASTMQDTLDYGNAYNQVHIHNGEFLHNKGYTGDGITIAILDGGFYQYDNLQAFDSARLQNRILGVEDFVDFDNSVTEDNSHGMFCLSTIAANVPGKMVGTAPHASFWLMRTENVFSEYPIEEHNWVAAAAFADSAGADIISSSLGYYLFDDPTFNHSYADFYKNSTVVSKGATMAAQKGMIVTNSAGNEGNNSWKYLIFPADADSVCTVGAVDNNGIIASFSSYGYPGKVKPNIVSVGSGTVIWGTNNVPATGSGTSFSNPNINGLIACLWQAFPADDNMTILNAVYESADKYNNPDNRYGFGIPNMKEAYVILKKKQNIELYGNEWLFASPDPFTSRIDVKVIAQQEGTITLSLIDKDGNTIQSLALNAEAQEIYDTSFTGLDNLPPGNYNVQYKDNENTRTVVLKKNGIIMKDWLVVAPVPFNNQLTVYLKAPETGKANIRLIDVAGRIITSTTMNVQLNYYYTIPFNNIAILPEGVYFVQYIGATKKTVKVLK, encoded by the coding sequence ATGCGTGTATTTTCAATAGCAATGATTTTATGTTTGTGCAGCACACAGTTGGTTGCGCAATATTCAAAGTGGATCATTCAATTCACCGATAAAAATAATTCTCCATATAGTTTAAATGATCCAACAGCTTATCTCTCACAGAAAGCAATCGACAGAAGAACAAAACAACATATTGTTATTGATAGCAGCGACCTGCCGGTTAATCCGATTTATATAGAACAGGTTCTTGCAAAGGGAAATGTTACTTATTTAAGCCAGGCAAAATGGCTTAACCAGATATTGATCTATTGCAAGGACAATAACACAATCACTGCCATCAATCAATTACCATTTGTAAAAAAATCGCAGGCTATTGGTTTGTTTAAAACAACAGAACCCATAAAAGAAAAGACAGAAGATGAAATAAAAGAATTGGACGTTAGTTCATTCACTGCATCCACTATGCAGGATACATTAGATTATGGGAATGCCTATAACCAGGTGCATATACATAATGGAGAATTCCTGCACAATAAAGGTTATACAGGTGATGGAATTACCATTGCAATACTTGATGGAGGATTTTATCAATACGATAACCTGCAGGCCTTTGACAGTGCACGATTACAAAACCGCATACTTGGTGTAGAAGATTTTGTTGATTTTGATAACAGTGTAACCGAAGATAATTCGCATGGTATGTTTTGCTTAAGCACTATTGCAGCGAATGTGCCAGGCAAAATGGTGGGTACTGCGCCGCATGCTTCTTTCTGGTTAATGCGCACAGAAAATGTTTTTAGTGAATACCCTATAGAAGAACATAACTGGGTTGCAGCAGCAGCATTTGCAGACAGTGCAGGTGCAGACATCATCAGTTCATCACTCGGTTATTATCTTTTCGATGATCCAACTTTCAATCACAGCTATGCAGATTTTTATAAGAATTCAACCGTTGTAAGTAAGGGGGCAACTATGGCTGCACAAAAAGGTATGATCGTAACCAACAGTGCAGGCAATGAAGGCAACAACAGTTGGAAATATTTAATATTTCCCGCCGATGCTGATAGTGTTTGCACAGTAGGCGCTGTTGATAATAATGGTATCATTGCATCTTTCAGCAGTTATGGCTATCCTGGAAAAGTAAAACCCAATATTGTTTCTGTAGGATCCGGCACTGTTATTTGGGGTACGAATAATGTACCTGCAACAGGTAGCGGCACTTCGTTTTCGAATCCTAATATAAATGGCCTGATAGCATGTTTATGGCAGGCATTTCCGGCAGATGATAATATGACTATTTTAAATGCAGTTTATGAAAGTGCTGATAAATATAATAATCCTGACAATCGCTATGGCTTTGGTATACCAAATATGAAAGAGGCTTATGTCATCCTGAAAAAGAAACAGAACATTGAATTGTATGGCAACGAATGGTTATTCGCAAGCCCTGATCCTTTCACCAGCAGAATTGATGTAAAAGTGATTGCACAACAGGAAGGAACAATAACATTATCATTAATTGATAAAGACGGTAATACTATTCAATCACTTGCACTGAATGCAGAAGCGCAGGAAATATATGACACTTCATTTACAGGACTTGATAATTTACCTCCGGGAAATTATAACGTTCAATATAAAGACAATGAAAACACAAGAACAGTTGTATTAAAGAAAAATGGCATTATCATGAAAGACTGGCTGGTTGTGGCACCAGTGCCATTTAATAACCAACTTACAGTTTATTTAAAAGCGCCGGAAACAGGAAAAGCCAACATAAGGCTTATTGATGTGGCAGGAAGAATAATAACTTCAACGACTATGAATGTGCAGTTAAATTACTATTACACCATTCCATTTAATAATATAGCCATACTTCCTGAAGGCGTTTATTTTGTACAATATATAGGCGCTACAAAGAAGACAGTAAAAGTTTTGAAATAA
- a CDS encoding metallophosphoesterase family protein, translated as MNVNRRKFLQLTFKAAVVIGAGNTLQSFAASDFILPSKDKIRLRFAVASDGHYGQPDTKYDILHDEMIAWLNAEKKDRGIDFTMINGDLFHNDVTFLPKIKMKLDGLQMPYYVSHGNHDMIHEDAWEQTWNTRWHYTFEQKDATFLVLNSADDKGTYICPDLAWTKEQLDKHQNKKQLFVFMHITPFNWTKAGLPCPELVDIFNKQSNLKAIFHGHDHDEDNVKENEGKYYFFDSHIAGNWGTEYRGYRIVEILKSGEIITYQMNPAVQQKVNTNNI; from the coding sequence ATGAATGTTAACAGGAGAAAGTTTTTACAGCTAACATTTAAAGCTGCTGTTGTAATTGGAGCAGGTAATACACTGCAATCATTTGCAGCTTCAGATTTTATATTGCCTTCAAAAGACAAAATCCGTTTGCGTTTTGCTGTTGCATCAGACGGGCATTATGGCCAGCCTGATACAAAGTATGATATACTGCATGATGAAATGATTGCCTGGCTAAATGCAGAAAAGAAAGATCGTGGTATTGATTTTACAATGATCAATGGTGATCTTTTTCATAACGATGTAACTTTTTTGCCAAAAATAAAAATGAAACTCGATGGTTTGCAAATGCCTTATTATGTTTCACATGGCAATCATGACATGATACATGAAGATGCATGGGAACAAACATGGAATACCCGGTGGCATTATACTTTCGAACAAAAGGATGCAACGTTTCTTGTTTTAAATTCAGCTGATGACAAAGGCACGTACATATGTCCCGACCTTGCATGGACAAAAGAACAACTGGATAAACACCAAAATAAAAAACAGTTATTCGTGTTTATGCATATAACGCCATTTAACTGGACGAAAGCAGGATTGCCTTGCCCTGAACTTGTTGACATCTTTAACAAACAGTCAAACCTGAAAGCTATATTTCATGGGCATGATCATGACGAGGATAATGTAAAAGAAAACGAAGGAAAATATTATTTCTTCGATTCGCATATTGCAGGTAACTGGGGAACAGAGTATCGTGGATACAGGATTGTTGAGATTTTAAAAAGTGGAGAGATCATTACTTATCAAATGAATCCTGCTGTTCAACAGAAAGTGAATACTAATAATATTTAG
- a CDS encoding S10 family peptidase: protein MRKRVYLFLLLLCFTSIGYTQTPPAINDTTPIPAPVKSVTKHSITINGKLINYTATAGAIILKNEKDEQVALYGYTAYTKDGEADAAKRPITFSYNGGPGSSSMWLHLGVMGPRKVVVNDPYDNPPPPYKMEDNMNSILDVSDIVMIDPVGTGLSHAVGKAKNKDFWGVDQDIKSVSWFIKQYVTDNDRWNSPKFLLGESYGTMRSAGVANYLQENLGLAVNGIVLVSVVLDLRTLTFQQGDDISYPLHLPTYAATAWYHNKLANKPADLNAFLKEVRTFASGEYLAALTKGDQLTDAEKDNIATKLASYTGLSKDYLLKANLRVNEPQFTQELLRNEHMTVGRLDSRYKGINQDLLSEYSVFDPQSSAVSPPFVASFMNYYYGDLKVDKSNVYHVNAYSAEGFDWDWKHAKNGGGGDPVTPNTGTDLAEAMSHNPNLRVLVLNGLYDLATPFFATEYTFDHLSLEKKLKQNVTFKYYNAGHMMYVEPASAAAFKKDVADFITGK from the coding sequence ATGAGAAAACGTGTTTATTTATTCTTGCTATTGTTATGTTTTACAAGTATTGGATACACGCAAACGCCGCCGGCAATTAATGATACTACGCCTATACCGGCACCTGTAAAATCTGTAACGAAGCACAGCATTACTATTAATGGTAAGCTTATTAATTACACTGCTACCGCCGGTGCCATCATTTTAAAAAATGAGAAAGATGAACAGGTGGCATTGTATGGTTATACAGCTTATACAAAAGATGGAGAGGCAGATGCGGCAAAAAGACCGATTACCTTTTCATACAACGGAGGGCCGGGTTCTTCTTCTATGTGGTTACACCTTGGTGTAATGGGCCCAAGGAAAGTGGTGGTAAATGATCCATATGACAATCCGCCACCGCCATATAAAATGGAAGACAACATGAACTCAATTCTTGATGTAAGTGATATTGTGATGATAGACCCTGTGGGCACGGGTTTGAGCCATGCAGTAGGTAAAGCAAAGAATAAAGATTTCTGGGGAGTAGACCAGGATATAAAAAGTGTAAGCTGGTTCATTAAACAATATGTTACAGATAACGACCGCTGGAACTCTCCCAAATTTCTATTGGGAGAAAGTTATGGCACCATGCGCAGTGCAGGTGTTGCCAATTATTTGCAGGAAAATCTGGGGTTAGCAGTAAATGGCATTGTGCTTGTTTCTGTGGTGCTTGATCTGCGTACACTTACTTTTCAGCAAGGCGATGACATTTCTTATCCGCTGCATTTACCAACTTATGCAGCAACTGCCTGGTACCATAATAAACTTGCAAACAAACCTGCAGACCTCAATGCTTTTCTAAAAGAAGTAAGAACATTTGCAAGTGGCGAATATCTTGCTGCGCTTACAAAAGGCGATCAGTTAACAGACGCAGAAAAAGATAATATTGCAACCAAACTTGCATCTTATACCGGCTTAAGTAAAGATTACTTACTAAAAGCAAATCTTCGTGTAAACGAACCACAGTTTACACAGGAATTATTACGCAACGAACATATGACTGTTGGCAGGCTTGACTCAAGATATAAAGGTATTAACCAGGATCTGCTGAGCGAGTATTCTGTTTTCGATCCACAGAGCAGTGCAGTAAGTCCACCATTTGTTGCCTCTTTTATGAATTATTATTATGGCGATCTTAAAGTTGATAAAAGCAACGTATACCATGTTAATGCTTACAGTGCAGAAGGTTTTGACTGGGATTGGAAACACGCTAAAAATGGTGGAGGCGGAGATCCTGTAACGCCTAATACAGGAACTGATCTTGCAGAAGCCATGAGCCATAATCCAAACCTGAGGGTGCTTGTGTTAAACGGATTGTATGATCTTGCCACGCCTTTCTTTGCAACTGAATACACTTTCGATCATTTGAGTCTGGAAAAGAAATTAAAACAGAATGTAACTTTCAAATATTATAATGCAGGCCACATGATGTATGTAGAACCAGCGTCTGCAGCGGCTTTCAAAAAAGATGTTGCAGATTTTATCACAGGTAAATAA
- a CDS encoding NIPSNAP family protein: protein MKQSLIIACLSSFVLISTLAFAQKTPEREYYKLIVYHYKDAVQEDILDTYLEHALLPALHRQKVSDVGVFKSLSNDTVTDKLLYVFMPFKSLKDMKNMEEDIDKDKAYQAAGSNYIDAAYNKPPYTRKETIILYAFPMAPKMQLPQLKSAANERVYELRSYESATEKVFANKVRMFNEGGEVPLFKRLNFNAVFYSEVIAGPKMPNLMYMTTFENMQDREAHWKAFGADEEWKKLSSMPEYQNNVQHIDITFLRPTNYSDF from the coding sequence ATGAAACAATCTTTAATTATTGCCTGTCTTTCCTCTTTCGTTTTGATAAGCACACTTGCTTTTGCTCAAAAAACTCCCGAAAGAGAATATTATAAACTAATAGTGTATCATTATAAAGATGCCGTTCAGGAGGATATACTGGATACCTATCTTGAGCATGCACTTTTACCTGCACTGCACAGGCAAAAGGTTTCAGATGTAGGTGTGTTCAAAAGTCTTTCCAATGACACGGTTACAGATAAATTATTGTATGTGTTCATGCCATTCAAATCTCTAAAAGATATGAAGAATATGGAAGAAGATATCGACAAAGACAAAGCATATCAGGCAGCCGGCAGTAATTACATCGATGCCGCTTATAATAAACCACCTTATACAAGAAAGGAAACAATTATTTTGTATGCATTTCCAATGGCTCCTAAAATGCAATTACCACAGTTAAAATCAGCCGCAAATGAAAGAGTGTATGAGTTGCGCAGTTATGAAAGTGCCACGGAAAAAGTGTTTGCAAACAAAGTAAGAATGTTTAATGAGGGTGGGGAAGTGCCGCTCTTTAAACGACTTAATTTCAATGCTGTTTTTTACAGTGAAGTAATTGCAGGCCCTAAAATGCCTAACCTGATGTACATGACCACATTTGAAAATATGCAGGACCGTGAAGCCCATTGGAAGGCCTTTGGTGCAGATGAAGAGTGGAAAAAATTATCTTCTATGCCAGAATATCAAAATAATGTACAGCATATAGATATCACTTTTTTAAGACCAACAAATTATTCCGATTTTTAA
- a CDS encoding 1-acyl-sn-glycerol-3-phosphate acyltransferase translates to MLRLFCRFIFWVTGWKLDTNVPPQIKRCIVIAAPHTSNWDYWYAMAAFIIYRLKIRYAIKKEWVRFPFSLITKPLGGIGIDRSAKKEGEPRLSQTEALMALFKENDELILLLTPEGTRSKNEHWRTGFYHVAKECNVPILLGYVDYLKKIAGIGKIIYPSDMDKDMKEIMQFYKQFHAKYPDNFSVDIDYL, encoded by the coding sequence ATGCTAAGACTTTTTTGCCGTTTCATTTTTTGGGTCACCGGATGGAAACTCGACACTAACGTGCCCCCGCAGATTAAGCGATGCATTGTAATAGCGGCACCACATACCAGTAACTGGGATTATTGGTATGCGATGGCAGCATTTATAATTTACCGGCTAAAGATCCGCTATGCTATAAAAAAGGAATGGGTTCGTTTTCCATTCAGCTTAATTACTAAACCGCTTGGTGGTATTGGCATTGACCGTTCTGCCAAAAAAGAAGGTGAGCCACGTTTAAGCCAGACAGAAGCGTTAATGGCGCTCTTCAAAGAAAATGATGAACTGATTTTATTGCTTACACCTGAAGGTACCCGTAGCAAAAACGAACATTGGCGAACCGGTTTTTATCATGTAGCTAAAGAGTGTAATGTGCCGATATTACTTGGTTATGTAGATTATCTAAAAAAGATTGCCGGCATTGGCAAAATTATTTACCCATCTGATATGGATAAAGACATGAAAGAGATTATGCAGTTTTATAAACAGTTTCATGCAAAATATCCTGACAATTTCAGTGTGGATATTGACTATCTATAA
- a CDS encoding RNA polymerase sigma factor yields MNSEADKQAFTQLIQDNKGIIFKVCNAYCANIHDREDLAQEIIYNVWKSWSGFDNSHKFSTWMYRIALNVAISSYRKQSRNTSTISIDANEKEIADTTERHDAATENTLLLEQFINELNTLDRALMLLYIDGKSYAEIAVILGITETNTATKINRIKNNLKQKVSGLNK; encoded by the coding sequence ATGAATAGCGAGGCAGATAAACAGGCATTTACGCAACTAATACAGGACAACAAGGGAATTATTTTCAAGGTTTGTAATGCCTATTGTGCTAATATTCATGATCGCGAAGATCTTGCACAGGAAATTATTTACAACGTTTGGAAATCCTGGAGTGGTTTTGATAACAGCCATAAATTTTCTACATGGATGTATCGCATAGCGTTGAATGTTGCTATTAGTTCTTATAGAAAGCAAAGCAGGAATACTTCAACGATTTCTATCGATGCAAATGAAAAAGAGATAGCAGATACAACTGAGCGACATGATGCAGCAACAGAAAACACTTTATTGCTGGAGCAATTTATCAACGAACTCAACACACTAGACAGGGCATTAATGCTGCTTTATATAGATGGCAAGAGTTATGCCGAAATAGCCGTTATTCTTGGCATTACAGAAACAAACACTGCTACAAAAATTAATCGCATTAAAAACAACCTGAAACAAAAAGTATCAGGGTTAAACAAATAA
- a CDS encoding OsmC family protein: protein MVKIELARVQNDYGFEATDAYGHKVQMDTSPESGGHNFGVRPMQMLLMGVAGCSAIDVISILKKQRQEVRDYKMTVNGEREAGKEPSLWKDISIDFHIYGNVDEDKAKRAVELSMDKYCSVSATLKAAGADLKWNVFVHP, encoded by the coding sequence ATGGTTAAAATAGAACTTGCACGTGTACAGAATGACTATGGCTTTGAAGCCACAGACGCGTACGGGCATAAAGTGCAGATGGATACAAGCCCCGAAAGTGGCGGGCATAATTTTGGTGTGCGGCCCATGCAAATGTTACTGATGGGTGTGGCTGGTTGCAGTGCTATTGATGTGATAAGCATTTTGAAAAAGCAACGCCAGGAAGTTCGCGATTATAAGATGACCGTGAATGGTGAACGTGAAGCCGGTAAAGAACCTTCTTTGTGGAAAGATATTTCTATAGATTTTCACATCTATGGCAATGTTGATGAAGACAAAGCAAAACGTGCAGTGGAATTATCAATGGATAAATATTGTTCTGTATCTGCAACATTGAAGGCTGCAGGTGCGGATCTTAAATGGAATGTATTTGTACATCCTTAA
- a CDS encoding trans-sulfuration enzyme family protein, with translation MSEQQHELHPLSKAVRVRGDQTWQMEHSSPMYLTSSFTFDSAEEMRGAFAEENEENIYSRFSNPTVDEFVAKMCALENAEAGFATASGMAAVFGSIFALLKQGDHLLCCSSVFGSTFTIVTKFLPKYGIECTLVAANDKEAWEKAIKPNTKMIYLETPTNPQLELIDLEWAGQLAKKHNLILNVDNCFATPLLQQPLQYGAHLSVHSATKWIDGQGRVLGGVVVGDKALIREIYLFCRNTGPSLSPFNAWILSKSLETLDVRMQRHCENAMKVAQALENHPKVSWVKYPFLKSHPQYDIAIKQMKSGGGIVCFEVKGGVESGRKFLNSLQMLSMTANLGDTRSIASHPSSTTHSKLSEEERLSVGITPGLVRISVGLEFVDDIIYDITQALDKC, from the coding sequence ATGAGCGAACAACAACATGAACTGCACCCTTTATCAAAAGCGGTGCGTGTAAGAGGTGATCAAACCTGGCAGATGGAGCATTCTTCTCCCATGTATCTTACCAGCAGTTTTACATTTGATTCAGCAGAAGAAATGCGTGGCGCATTTGCAGAAGAGAATGAAGAAAATATTTACAGCCGGTTTAGTAACCCCACCGTTGATGAGTTTGTTGCAAAGATGTGTGCATTGGAAAATGCTGAAGCAGGCTTTGCCACTGCAAGCGGTATGGCTGCTGTGTTTGGCTCCATCTTCGCATTGCTGAAACAAGGCGATCATTTGCTTTGCTGCAGTTCTGTTTTTGGCAGCACATTTACGATCGTTACAAAGTTTCTTCCCAAGTATGGCATTGAATGTACATTGGTTGCTGCCAACGATAAAGAGGCGTGGGAAAAAGCAATAAAGCCAAATACTAAAATGATCTATTTGGAAACGCCGACAAATCCACAACTGGAATTGATAGATCTTGAATGGGCGGGGCAGCTTGCAAAAAAGCATAACCTTATTCTTAACGTTGATAATTGTTTTGCTACGCCATTATTACAACAACCTTTGCAGTATGGTGCGCATCTTAGTGTGCATTCTGCAACTAAGTGGATAGATGGACAGGGTCGTGTATTAGGTGGTGTTGTTGTTGGCGATAAAGCATTGATAAGAGAAATTTATTTGTTCTGCAGAAATACAGGTCCATCATTATCTCCATTCAATGCGTGGATACTAAGCAAGAGTCTTGAGACACTTGATGTGCGCATGCAGCGTCATTGCGAGAATGCGATGAAGGTTGCTCAGGCATTGGAAAATCATCCAAAAGTTTCATGGGTTAAATATCCTTTCTTAAAAAGTCACCCGCAATACGATATTGCTATCAAACAAATGAAAAGCGGTGGTGGTATTGTTTGCTTTGAAGTAAAAGGTGGCGTTGAAAGCGGCAGAAAATTCCTCAACAGTTTGCAGATGCTTTCTATGACCGCTAATCTTGGCGATACACGCAGCATTGCATCTCACCCCAGCAGCACTACACATTCAAAGCTTAGCGAAGAAGAGCGTTTGAGCGTTGGCATTACGCCGGGTCTTGTGCGCATCTCCGTTGGTTTGGAATTTGTGGATGATATCATTTATGATATTACACAGGCATTAGATAAGTGCTAA
- a CDS encoding DUF2200 domain-containing protein, which translates to MNTTEKHDERIAKMTFASVYPMYIAKVEKKGRTKEELHQIIKWLTGYDEKKLHDLIEKKVTFETFFQHAKLNANAHLITGLICGYRVEEIENTLTQQVRYLDKLVDELAKGRKMEKILRVA; encoded by the coding sequence ATGAACACCACAGAAAAACACGATGAGCGTATTGCGAAAATGACATTCGCTTCTGTGTATCCTATGTACATCGCAAAAGTGGAGAAGAAAGGCAGAACGAAAGAAGAATTGCATCAAATAATTAAGTGGCTGACTGGCTACGATGAAAAAAAACTACATGACCTGATCGAAAAAAAAGTAACTTTTGAAACATTCTTTCAGCATGCAAAATTAAACGCAAATGCGCACCTGATTACTGGTTTAATTTGTGGCTACCGGGTGGAAGAAATAGAAAATACTTTAACACAACAGGTAAGATATCTGGATAAGTTGGTAGATGAATTGGCTAAAGGTCGTAAGATGGAAAAGATCCTGCGTGTTGCATAG
- a CDS encoding DUF1801 domain-containing protein, giving the protein MNAEIQAYNNDQTTVNKEICNLLAVTIDNELTKAESKIWHAHPVWFLDGNPIVGYSKQKAGMRLMFWSGAGFEEENLNVAGGKFKDASIFYTVPEQINTKDLKRWLKKSKEIQWDYKNIVKRKGKLERLK; this is encoded by the coding sequence ATGAACGCAGAAATTCAGGCATATAATAACGACCAAACAACAGTTAACAAAGAAATCTGTAACCTTCTCGCAGTTACAATAGACAACGAACTGACTAAAGCAGAAAGCAAAATCTGGCACGCTCACCCTGTTTGGTTTTTAGACGGTAATCCAATTGTTGGCTACAGTAAACAGAAAGCAGGAATGCGTTTGATGTTTTGGAGTGGCGCAGGTTTTGAGGAAGAAAATTTAAATGTGGCAGGTGGGAAATTTAAAGACGCTTCTATTTTCTATACTGTTCCTGAACAAATCAATACAAAGGATCTTAAACGCTGGCTGAAAAAATCAAAAGAAATTCAGTGGGACTATAAAAACATAGTGAAAAGAAAAGGTAAATTAGAAAGATTGAAATAA
- a CDS encoding DUF5689 domain-containing protein yields MKNRLKCFLSFTSLAIVAVCITVSCNKKFDEPPVYTAPDIIPDLTISDLKAMHVSGKFEQITTDKTIGGIVVADDRTGEFYKTIVIEDETGGISVKLDAYDLYTKYPVGRKVYIKVKDLYLGDYNKLIEIGGGVDNTGSSPRLDEIPSVLIDKYVIKGTLDNAVTPKVVTVDELDDSYQNMLIQLDNYEFAVADTSKTYAKQDLSSSAVNFTLQSCSDKSIILRNSSYADFAGYKVPGGNGSIIAIYTVFGTTKQLNIRDTSDVKFYGARCGSGGTGAVVDIATIKSFYNGSDVTLGSYKIGGVVISDAVAKNISSGNIVLQDKDAGIKLYFGSSAATANFSIGDSLVVDVTGGTLQDYNGSKEISLSSSALPSVAIATGKTITPKALTIAEIATQLPDIEYTLVTIKDATATSGIYSGNKTLTDASGSMTLYTSSTATFAGDALPTTAKTFTGYCTLFGSTKEMMLRNTNDVTDGEAPPPTGDTLIISEYVEGSSNNKYLEIYNSGSGAADLSKYTVKMYTNGAITASSTAVLDAVTGLGTLPAGAAIILKNSGAALTLPAAVTAYNSGVCGFNGDDAVTLEKDGVVVDVFGLVGIDPGDSWTINSDAAATKDKTVRRQAGITHGNTDWASSAATEWDVISTTDDVSNLGTR; encoded by the coding sequence ATGAAAAATAGATTAAAGTGTTTCTTATCGTTTACGAGCCTTGCAATTGTTGCAGTATGCATCACAGTTTCCTGTAATAAAAAATTTGATGAACCCCCTGTTTATACAGCACCTGATATAATACCGGATCTAACCATCAGCGATCTTAAAGCCATGCATGTAAGCGGAAAATTTGAACAAATAACAACAGATAAAACAATTGGCGGAATAGTAGTTGCCGATGACCGTACTGGTGAGTTTTATAAAACAATTGTAATAGAGGATGAAACAGGTGGCATAAGTGTAAAACTTGATGCGTATGATCTTTATACAAAATATCCTGTTGGCAGAAAAGTATATATAAAAGTAAAGGATCTTTATCTCGGCGATTATAACAAACTTATTGAAATAGGCGGTGGCGTTGACAATACAGGTTCTTCACCAAGATTGGATGAGATACCTTCTGTGCTAATAGATAAATATGTAATAAAAGGAACGCTTGATAATGCAGTAACACCAAAGGTGGTAACAGTAGATGAATTAGATGACTCTTACCAAAACATGCTGATACAACTCGACAACTATGAATTTGCTGTAGCGGATACTTCAAAAACTTATGCAAAGCAAGACCTTAGTTCCAGCGCAGTAAATTTTACGTTACAAAGTTGTTCGGATAAGTCTATTATACTTCGCAACAGCAGCTATGCAGATTTTGCAGGATACAAAGTGCCCGGTGGCAATGGTTCTATTATTGCCATTTATACAGTATTTGGTACTACCAAACAATTAAACATACGCGATACATCAGATGTAAAATTTTATGGTGCCAGATGTGGCAGCGGTGGTACCGGCGCTGTGGTTGACATTGCAACCATCAAATCATTTTATAATGGCAGTGATGTTACACTTGGTTCTTATAAAATAGGAGGTGTGGTTATTTCAGATGCTGTTGCTAAAAATATTTCTTCGGGTAATATTGTTTTACAGGATAAAGATGCGGGTATTAAATTATATTTCGGAAGCAGTGCAGCAACTGCAAACTTTAGCATTGGAGATTCACTGGTAGTAGATGTTACAGGCGGCACATTGCAGGATTATAATGGTTCCAAGGAAATATCATTGTCTTCTTCTGCACTACCATCGGTTGCAATAGCTACAGGCAAAACAATAACACCAAAAGCGTTAACAATTGCAGAGATCGCCACACAATTACCCGACATAGAATACACACTCGTTACAATAAAAGATGCAACAGCAACCAGTGGCATTTACAGTGGCAATAAAACATTAACCGATGCAAGTGGTTCTATGACACTCTACACTTCTTCAACTGCAACATTTGCAGGCGATGCATTACCCACAACAGCAAAAACATTTACCGGTTACTGCACACTTTTTGGCAGTACAAAGGAGATGATGTTGCGTAACACAAATGATGTAACTGATGGTGAAGCCCCACCACCAACAGGCGATACACTTATCATCTCAGAATATGTGGAAGGTTCTTCTAACAATAAGTATTTGGAAATTTATAATTCAGGAAGCGGCGCAGCAGATCTTTCTAAATACACAGTCAAAATGTACACCAATGGTGCAATCACTGCTTCATCAACTGCAGTACTGGATGCAGTTACAGGCCTCGGTACATTACCCGCAGGCGCAGCCATTATATTAAAAAATTCCGGCGCTGCATTAACATTACCTGCTGCTGTTACAGCTTACAATTCCGGGGTATGTGGGTTCAATGGCGATGATGCTGTTACATTAGAAAAAGATGGAGTGGTAGTAGATGTATTCGGTCTTGTTGGTATAGACCCGGGAGATAGCTGGACCATCAACAGTGATGCCGCTGCCACAAAAGATAAAACAGTGAGAAGACAGGCAGGCATTACACATGGCAACACAGACTGGGCAAGTTCTGCTGCTACAGAGTGGGATGTAATATCAACAACAGATGATGTAAGCAATCTCGGTACACGTTAA